A window of Papilio machaon chromosome W, ilPapMach1.1, whole genome shotgun sequence genomic DNA:
ACACAACTGctcatatttaatatcttgATTGATATCTAACTCGTTGTACAGCTCGCGGCCAACCTTTCCGATTACGTGCAGGAATAACGCAACTTTTTCTCGGTCGCTCGCCTTATCTCGACCTGAGGCTATTAAATACCAATCGAAAGTATTCTTCCAATCCCGCCAATTATTACACATATTCCCTGTTTCTTGCATTGGTGGTGGTTGTTGTATGGCCGCGAGTGAGGTCACCGACGATGACGCCACATTatcattcttttttattccgtcCGGCATTATTTCTTGTGTATagttatgtttgttactaaACTTTCACCTTTATCACTTTAAACATCACAAAACGTAATAAACCACACCTGACACCATGTAGTATTGGGAGActagtgaaataaaacaacatcttATGAATGCATATTAACGACTGACTTTATTAATCTACCGTCTTTATAACTCTCATTATTTATATGCCACAGAGAGTGCAAACGAGCAGATTGTTGGACGTAGGCGTTGAGGCTGTTGTAGATGACGTCCCAGAATTCGCTCAAGAAGTTGTCATTGCAGATAACATTGAGCAGGTAGCACCGGAGGTGGTCCAGGCTCCTATTCTGGAACCCGCCGATGTCCTGCCCGCGTCTCCCCCCCGCCACGATAATGATCGCGAACCTCAACCCCTTCGTAGCAACATCTGTGCGACTAACCCACTCGAAGTGGTGTTGATCCCATGCGGTCACACGCAATGCCAAACTTGTCTGTCGCTCTGATGTTCAATCTTCGAAtcgaattttttttgtagttttttatacaattttttggtCGTCAACCACCGCGTTAATTGACAAGTTTGACTGTAGCTTTTGTGCATGctgtagttttttattttactaatagatATTCTAGTATCtacattaatttgattttcattttctattGCAGGTGGCGGTAATGCTAGCGAAGATTTTGCTTTTTCTCACTTTCATAGCCTTGAGGTGGCGGGTATGGGGGGACCCGCCAGCTCCCACTAAGGGCCGGGATGAAGGTGCACTATAGTTCCGATGTGCCTTTCCTAAGGTAGTTGATCCAGCTTCATAGTGGTGATACATCAGGGTATCTCCACTACCATGCGTAGGAGGAACTAGAGgtggtttagtgggtatgcttccCTTCCGGGAGAGACTCCCACATAACTAAGTGTTTCCCCCGGGGCACAtagtatgtttaaaacattcccctcataaaaaaattggaaaacatgtaattagtttttgacGTCAAAGTTTAACAACTTtcccaataaaaaatattcaaaaaaaaataaaatcatatacTAATACATCACATACTGCATATGAATAAACTGTTAATGTAGTAAGGAgataattgttttcattatcactatgtaaatgtttctttgatatagttttttgttatcatacatatgttttatatattaacctttgatttgtaaagttttctcTATTAGGttgtattgtataaatcacaatactttattaaataatttaagatatgtgttaattttttactttgtttcgCAAGATCTACATATGGAATCCCGTtctgtaaaatgttatttattgaataaagcaataaaagatTGAAAATAACCTCTCTTTTTATTACTCATTACGTTCCGGTGCGTTTCTTGGAGATCCCGCAACCTTCTTGTTTTGCACTCGAGTCTGgccaccgagggggttttagtgggtcgATCCCCACATGGCCCTGCCTGAGAAAAACCTGCCTTTAGAAAGCTTAGTAACGACAAAATAACTGTTTCACAGAAAGCTGTTACTCTTGGCCATCCTGTTACAAAGTCCTCCCATCATATCATTTTATGCGATGGCCAACTAGAGCCAACCGGTGAATTGATAATGGGTATGGGGGCTTGAAAAAATTTTAGTATCTGAAAAcgcatttcaaattattttttccaaaaattaagGCAATTATACAATTGAACGTAACGCGTCCCACCACGAATGCTTACGcgtttacaaatgttaaaattaatcctTACCCATTGTACGAATATAAACTGGTTCATTTTTTTGGAGGCTAAAGTTATTGATGTTACAAAAAGCTTAGCTGAGTAGAGTTAGCCCATTTTAACACCTTTTTATATGACTCGTCTTAATGGGCTCTCATAGGAAGTGTTCATCCaacaaaaattagaaattgaaCTGGAATTTGTTGACAgtcaatttttgaattaactgTAGATGTGTTGAATTATGTTTCTACCAAAATGTCCCCAAGGAAATATAACCCACCCCTCAATATAACCAAGAAATATAGTTATGAAAAACAGgtaaaattattcacaattATGGCGCCAAACGTCAGGAAAATTATTGTAAGCTTGTAACAACAATTGAGCTTACAAATAGCAACttaagtttgtttatataaatgattttggtaaattaacatcgcaaacaaaataaaaaaataactcctCTTCGGGCCTCTCtctacttaaaattttgactGAAACTTTTTACCGTCGGCCGCCTGCAATTTAGGGAAAACGAAATAgattgtattgttttgattgtaattgaTCTTCCTGGagttgttatataaatatacactcaatagaaactaaaataaattaatatcatcaTCTAAATCTTATCTTGATTTGAATTgctttatcaaaacattttaataagttgaatgttatgtaaaatcgctatattacaaaatatagaataaaataatgtattataaaattaactggtaaccaatattataaataagaaaaatttgattaattgttTGGTTGCTTTATAAGGACTACAAAACTACTGGactaatttgaaatttctctcattattaaaattccatATTATCGctgaatataaatcaaaaaaattcGAGCATATCCAAAGTGAGAACTCTACTTCaagaaacatattattttagaaacatattaaaaagacaAGGGAATACAAAAGACATAATCATATCatcaatttagaaaatagGAAGTACTATGGATGTCATACTgtaaaattcattcattcaaaaatACACCGTTATTGCTGTTAAATTagtaatactaaataaaataaaatagtatgcaAATATCATGTGGACATTTATTGtccagtaatttttaaaacctatGGATGatgtactaaattaatttaatttattttaaattttcaccgTCGAAAAGGGCGCgagatttgaaatttttcgcaatacaaaaacatcaaataaacTAGTAAAGTAGTATAAACGAAGCATAATCATAGAGAATTAAACGCTCCTGATTGGCTGGTAGGATTCTGACAGCTGAGTGGCCGCCATGTTGGCTTCCAATTATCAGGCCGTACATTATTGGGCCGTGCATTATCAGTCCGTGCAAGATATTGTACGGCCAAATAATGTACGCCCCGATAATTCGTGTACACCTACTTTCTATGGGACACGAATTATCAGGTCGTACATTATTTGGCTGTACAATATCGGCCCGTGCCGATAATGCTCGCCCCAATAATGTACGACCTGATAATGCACGGCCTGATAattcatgtacaaacaaaccattgtttgtacatgaattattgGGCCGTACATTATCAGGTCGTGCATTATCGTGGCTGTACATTATTGCCTCCCTTCGAACAAGTTGATACAAGTCGCTACGTTTCTTTTTAAGTGTCTATTTCattgaaagataaaaaaaaaacagttcttgtaaaatacaaggtttttcaatatttgtcacagaatattatgataattaaataattagttgGAACCATTTTGTAAGCAACAAgattaaaagaaacttaaattattactgGGTAAGCGGGTGATTTTGTCTTATGGCAACATGGATATTTCGATTTAATTGGAAAATTGCGCTTGCACACTTGCGcataattcaaaatgttttgttttctaagatataaactaaaacattaaatgtaatttatttatgaaattacatgaaaaatattaatgcaggttataacttattttttttataattaacgttaAGTTACGTAACATTAAtgtcaatataattttcattatcaaattaTCATTATACGCATGTGATAAGCTAAAAGCTAACACGACGGTTCGAAGTTACAAATAGCATACAATCGACAAACTTTTATTGTTCTAAATTATTATGGCAAAGGCAATTGTGAATGAtttgatacaaatttttaaaagcgGTGTAACAGCGGTCTTACCAGAGAAtatcgtaaaaaaatgtttaaattacagTCCTATTACACAGAATCTAAAAGTTTGCGAAGAAAATTACGACTTAAAAAACAAGAAAGTCTACGTAATCGGAACTGGAAAAGCTGCTCAAAATATGGCTGTTGAAGTTGAGAAATTATTAGGAAGAAAAATCACGGAAGGAATAATTAGCATACCCAAAGGAAGcttaaataagaatttaattaaaacaaatatatcttATTATGAAGGTGCCAAAGATAATTTACCAGATAAAGAAGCTATGATTACAGCTAAAAAAATTGATCATCTAATAACAAATCTAGGGAAAGATGATTTCCTTTTAATCCTTATATCAGGAGGTGGCTCGGCTTTACTACCTTTACCAGTAGAACCAATAAGCCTTAGTGAAAAAACTACATTGATAAAACAATTAGCACATTCAGGTGCAGATATTAAAGAGTTAAATGCTGTTAGAAAAAGGATATCTGCTCTAAAAGGAGGGCAATTGGCTTTAAAAAGTAAAGCCAACAAAACTATTGCTCTAATACTTTCTGATATAGTTGGTGATCCATTAGACTTGATCGCTAGTGGTCCTACATCAGAGAATACAGATAATCCAGAAGatgctttaaatattattaaaaagtacaatttATATGACAAGCTTTCACAATCTATAATAACAGTGTTAGAAAAGAATTATCAGCAAAAACCCTTTCCAAAAGAAATAGttacaaactttattatagGCTCTAATAAACTGAGTACAGAGGCAGCGGCTATTGAAGCTATAGcacttaattattttccaatTCAACTATCAAATATTGTAACTGGTAATGTTAAAGAAATTGCATTTGAATatgcaaatttaataaaagcattTTGTGACTTTTTGAGTAACAAAATCAATGCACCAACATTAAAAGATATCATAGACAACTTGAGTATAACAGGACTGAATTCACATTTTGTAGATTCTCTTGAAAGTATAAAAGAGAAAGATATCTGTTTAATATTAGGTGGAGAAATTACTGTTGAGGTAAAAGGAAACGGATTAGGTGGTAGAAATCACCAATTAGCTTTAGAATTCtcatattatttgaataacataaaaaataaactaaacaattaTGAAATTTACTTTCTAAGTGCAGGAACTGATGGTATTGATGGACCAACTGATGCAGCTGGAGCTATTggctatattaatttaatatcagaTTGTGAACTTGAACAACTAGATGTTAATTCATACTTGAATAATAATGACTCATATAACTTCTATAAGAAGTTCAAAAATGGATCTCTACATATAAAAACAGGTCATACAAACACTAATGTGATGgatatacatttaatactcATTAAAagacataattattaaaaatatttttctatgaacatggtttaagaaataaagaaatgttacTGGGCTTTTCTTTTTCCACTTTAAATTTAGCAGAAGCCAGCACTGCTTGTTTACATAAGCCGgcaaatttatcttttttcctTTTGTTGTTCTTGATAACTTTTGGTTTTTCCTTTATAGTgtttgtacaataaaaatgcgagcttaaaaatattaattattatttattttaaaattgaacaaaaaatgacatgcatgtaaattaaattttattaggcAAGTGttgcaataacaaaaaagaataaataaaaaatatcttctagCCAGGTTgccatttcaatatttaaatgtttaatatttattaaacataattggGCCCGGcaacaaattaaacaatataataagaGTAAACCCTTTTCTTTAACTTTAgaactaaactaaaattacCTATACATAGGTTTAACTTAACATTGacatacaaaagaaaaacatattagaTAAAGTTATGTTAAGTTACGAAATTACATCATCTTTATGAGAttctgaattaaataattcatacaattaataagaGTGTTACAAGCACCTTTAAAGGTTTTAGCATTGTCACAATAAATGATTGTGGGTAAACCACGCCTAGCTATAAATCTTTTCAGACATGCCAAGAAAGCCTCTGTAGTCAAATTGGTGAATACTTCAGCATGTATAGCCTTTGTCATAAAACACAACAACTATCAACTATCTTGGCATGCCCTAAAGCAATATATTCATCAATGAAccttttatataattgaagATACATGGAACActttttaaaccttttttcCAGTGCAAGAAATCTTTGCAAGGCGATTGAGAAAGAATCCCCGAGGTGTAACTGATCTAAACTTGAAACAAGTGGCATATCAACATAGAATTTGTTTTCTTCTAATTTAAcagatgaaagaaaaatattttctgctttttgtttttctgtgTTTTCAATAAGTGATACCTCTGGCACTTTCTCATTCAACCAAAATTGTTGCATAATGTTTTCAAGTTTTTCAGTATTACAAAAAGCAAAATTTGACACTaaactttcatttttattcaatgagTTACTAGAGACAGTGCCTCCCACAATATATCCAAAGAGTGTATTTTGTAAGATAGGACCattttgcaatttaatatGACCATTCAAaagaatgttaaaatatacatcagctcctaaaagtaatgaaatctCATCAGGTACATTGAAATTATCATCAGACAAAAATACATTCTTTGGTAATTTGTACTGCTTTATATCAATTTCTTGTTGAGGCAACTGTGTAGTTATAGAATCCACTACATGACATTTAATGTGGAGTTGCACACCTTGCACTggagaataaatattaaggtttacataattatttatgttgttacatttattaccaATACCAATAATATTGGTGGCTTGATAAAAAGGTTTCAAGGATAACCTTGCCATtaaagattttgttataaatgagGCTTGGCTGCCAGTATCTAATAGAGCCCTCACAAATAGGTAATGTCCCCTAGCATCATAGACTTTAACCTTTACAGTAGGCAGTAAAACTTGATTAGAGGAACTATTTGTGTGAAGAACAACATTTTGTTCTGGATCTCCTTTACTATCATCCTCATGGAGAAGGGTATTGTGGtcttttttacaacttttacatttaaagtgAAACCTGCAGCGTCCCTTGTGATCGTTGAGACAAGTCGAACACAAATTTCGATCTTGCACAAACTTAAGACGATCACTAGTAGGAGCTAACTTAAAGCGCGGGCATTCAAAAAGTAAGTGACCAACTCCTtcacaaaaattacaatttcttttaattgtatttttattattagtaacaaCATTGCTGACCCTAAAGACTTTTTTGGAGGTGTTTTCATGAGATGCCCTTTCTCCGCTATCCTCTAGAGCAGTAGCACGTTTCtccaaaaaagtaatgaactCAGCAATTGTTGGCAAAGATTCATTATTGCGATCTAATTGAAACGCTCTGTTGGTATATTGATCCAACTTCTTACTCAAAATAGATAAAAGCAACATATGCCATTGATCTACtggttgttttaaatttctaagaGCATGAAGCTGCTGTTGAACATCAGAAACAAATGTTCTAATTGCAGCCGCAGTACCCCTCTGCATGGTTGGCAATTCTAAGATCACATTAATATGATTTGCAATCAACCTAGCTTTATTATCAAACCTCCTTCTTAATAGCTCCAGAGATTCTTCATAAGACTCATTAATAAGAGGCAAATTAACAATGATTGCCAATGCATCTTCACTGACATATTTTCTCaagtaaaatagtttttgaacATTGGACAAGGACTTATTCTTATCAATAACTGCAGTAAATAAATCCATAAAAGGagcatattttgta
This region includes:
- the LOC106720495 gene encoding glycerate kinase yields the protein MAKAIVNDLIQIFKSGVTAVLPENIVKKCLNYSPITQNLKVCEENYDLKNKKVYVIGTGKAAQNMAVEVEKLLGRKITEGIISIPKGSLNKNLIKTNISYYEGAKDNLPDKEAMITAKKIDHLITNLGKDDFLLILISGGGSALLPLPVEPISLSEKTTLIKQLAHSGADIKELNAVRKRISALKGGQLALKSKANKTIALILSDIVGDPLDLIASGPTSENTDNPEDALNIIKKYNLYDKLSQSIITVLEKNYQQKPFPKEIVTNFIIGSNKLSTEAAAIEAIALNYFPIQLSNIVTGNVKEIAFEYANLIKAFCDFLSNKINAPTLKDIIDNLSITGLNSHFVDSLESIKEKDICLILGGEITVEVKGNGLGGRNHQLALEFSYYLNNIKNKLNNYEIYFLSAGTDGIDGPTDAAGAIGYINLISDCELEQLDVNSYLNNNDSYNFYKKFKNGSLHIKTGHTNTNVMDIHLILIKRHNY